TCGTACCCGATCTTCAAGCGCACCGTCGCCGAGATTCCTGCGATGCCGTTCACGCTGATGCGCTTCGCGCTGGCGGCGGCGTTCATGGCGGTCGCGCTACGCGTTTCGGGCGACCGACAAACGATCGCACCGGCCGATCGTAAGCGGCTGTGGCTCGCCGGCATTCTGGTGGTGCCGATCAACGCCGGACTCTTCATCTTCGGAATCCAGTGGACCAAGGCGGCGCACGGCGCGCTTCTCTACGCGCTCACTCCCGCGGCGGTGCTGGTGATCACCAGCATTCAGTCGCGGCGGCTTCCCTCTCCGCTCGCGTGGGTCGGCGCCGGGCTCGCGTTTGCGGGGGTCCTGGTGCTGCTGCTCGAGCGCGGGTTGTCGTTCGAGTGGCACGCGCTGCGCGGTGACCTGCTCATCCTGATCGCGGTGTTCGCGTGGGCCTGGTACACGGCACTCGGCCGCGGACTGACCGCGAGCTATGGCGCGGTCGGCACCGCAGCGCGCGCGGTGCTCTACGGCACGATCGCGTTCGCGCCGTTCGGATTGCTGTTCTGGGGCGGCTTCGATCCGCGCACCGTGTCGATGGTGGCATGGGCGGGGCTCGTCTACCTGGCGTGGTTCGTCGCCGGCATCAACTTCATCCTGTGGTACTGGGGCGTGAAGCAGCTCTCGCCCGCGGGGGTCGCGGTGTTCGCGAATCTGCAGCCGCTGGTCGCCGCAGGTATGGCGTGGTGGCTGCTGCACGAGGCGCTCGCACCC
This genomic interval from Candidatus Eisenbacteria bacterium contains the following:
- a CDS encoding DMT family transporter — encoded protein: MSRRPARSLVYAGMVCSALIAGSSYPIFKRTVAEIPAMPFTLMRFALAAAFMAVALRVSGDRQTIAPADRKRLWLAGILVVPINAGLFIFGIQWTKAAHGALLYALTPAAVLVITSIQSRRLPSPLAWVGAGLAFAGVLVLLLERGLSFEWHALRGDLLILIAVFAWAWYTALGRGLTASYGAVGTAARAVLYGTIAFAPFGLLFWGGFDPRTVSMVAWAGLVYLAWFVAGINFILWYWGVKQLSPAGVAVFANLQPLVAAGMAWWLLHEALAPSFWLSVALVLTGVAVTQRAAQAAVRASS